A single Salmo trutta chromosome 14, fSalTru1.1, whole genome shotgun sequence DNA region contains:
- the LOC115207207 gene encoding poly(U)-specific endoribonuclease-like, with product MALQDNYKRNIDDVVRPLLLLPWQGGLQRFRAGEIKGGKISGFHNWLQFYRLEKQGLIDYYSHSFDGPWNSYPDVLGMQFTWDGYFKQVGSAIIGCSSEFDLAMYSHCYITRPGKQCKQSLGGKPLVIQTYTWENSYGNGKKYIGSAFPVMP from the exons ATGGCCCTGCAGGACAACTACAAGAGGAACATAG ATGATGTGGTTCGACCTCTACTCCTGCTACCCTGGCAAGGTGGACTCCAGCGGTTTCGagcag GGGAGATTAAGGGTGGGAAGATATCTGGCTTCCACAACTGGCTCCAGTTCTACCGGCTGGAGAAACAGGGTCTGATTGACTACTACAGTCACAGCTTCGACGGACCT tGGAATTCCTACCCTGATGTTCTTGGGATGCAGTTTACGTGGGATGGCTACTTCAAGCAGGTTGGTTctgccatcattggctgcagttCTGAGTTCGACTTGGCCATGTACAGTCATTGCTACATCACCCGTCCAGGGAAACA GTGTAAACAGAGCCTGGGAGGGAAGCCACTGGTGATCCAGACCTACACCTGGGAAAACTCCTATGGGAATGGGAAGAAGTACATCGGCTCCGCCTTCCCTGTCATGCCCTAG